One region of Osmerus eperlanus unplaced genomic scaffold, fOsmEpe2.1 SCAFFOLD_779, whole genome shotgun sequence genomic DNA includes:
- the LOC134016352 gene encoding NEDD4-binding protein 2-like 1 gives MSNKRNKHLIILRGLPGSGKTRLANEILQDYRSGEIYSTDDYFKEENGDWIYPPPTVGERHAAHKHLIDEVFEAMKERVHPIVIDNTNVEQWEMWPYVNMAFYQGYYVLFEDLQEESTISLKTRYKWCKGSISWRTLRNMEERYEYDVDFWSIFKDPEVRNKWMEMDEKLSYY, from the exons ATGTCAAACAAAAGGAACAAGCATCTTATCATCCTCCGAGGATTACCTGGATCAGGAAAGACAAGGCTTGCAAA CGAAATATTGCAGGACTATCGTTCTGGGGAGATTTATAGCACCGACGACTACTTCAAGGAAGAGAATGGGGACTGGATATATCCACCCCCTACTGTTGGAGAGCGTCATGCTGCACACAAACATCTTATAGACGAAG TTTTTGAGGCCATGAAAGAGCGGGTCCATCCAATCGTGATCGACAACACTAACGTGGAGCAGTGGGAGATGTGGCCGTATGTGAACATG GCCTTCTATCAAGGGTACTACGTCCTGTTTGAGGATCTGCAAGAAGAATCCACGATCTCCCTGAAAACTCGCTATAA ATGGTGTAAAGGATCTATCAGTTGGAGGACCCTACGAAATATGGAGGAGAGATACGAGTATGATGTGGATTTCTGGAGCATTTTCAAAGACCCCGAAGTTCGTAATAAATGGATGGAGATGGATGAAAAACTGAGTTACTACTGA